The proteins below are encoded in one region of Amycolatopsis magusensis:
- a CDS encoding DJ-1/PfpI family protein, translating to MPAFLRRTFRVLAVVLAVLVVPAVGATFSALAAFGALYAPGPERPVPAVAPIPHDPAKPTAAVVVGDNGAVVSDVLAPYEILAATGRFNVYTVAPQRRPVPLTGGLDLVPDLTFDDLAARTPIADLVVVPAFPDVGEPSTKPVTDWLRTQAAGGAQLLSVCNGSGVLASAGLLDGRSATSHWLRIGEFEADYPAVNWVRGQRFVDDGDLVSTAGILSGIDGTLHVITRMIGPDVAAAAAAEVGWQHTDPPVTPEAGMPDPVAIINAGFIWLPPKIGVLLTQGTGEIELASVFDTHGGQSLAARTIALTADGGPVRSRHGLTFVPRAGLAGAAPDLDRLLVPGAAARGVVPVDGGPAPEYVHHQPGFAYEVTVRDLAGSTDVATARWAAKVLELPADSLVLDGPAWPWVPTLFPLLLILLAGAAVAWWLSRSRRARRR from the coding sequence ATGCCTGCCTTCCTGCGCCGCACCTTCCGTGTGCTCGCCGTGGTGCTCGCGGTGCTGGTGGTCCCGGCCGTCGGGGCGACCTTCTCCGCGCTGGCGGCGTTCGGCGCCCTCTACGCCCCGGGCCCGGAGCGGCCCGTCCCGGCAGTCGCGCCGATCCCGCACGACCCCGCCAAGCCGACCGCCGCGGTCGTCGTGGGCGACAACGGTGCCGTGGTCTCCGATGTCCTTGCCCCGTACGAAATCCTGGCCGCCACGGGCCGGTTCAACGTCTACACGGTGGCGCCGCAGCGCCGTCCCGTGCCGTTGACCGGCGGCCTCGACCTGGTCCCGGACCTCACCTTCGACGACCTCGCGGCCCGCACGCCGATCGCGGACCTGGTGGTCGTGCCCGCGTTCCCCGATGTCGGCGAACCCAGCACGAAACCGGTCACCGACTGGCTGCGCACGCAGGCCGCCGGGGGCGCGCAGTTGCTGAGCGTGTGCAACGGTTCCGGCGTACTCGCCTCGGCGGGTCTGCTCGACGGCCGGTCCGCCACCTCGCACTGGCTGCGGATCGGTGAGTTCGAGGCCGACTACCCGGCGGTGAACTGGGTTCGCGGACAGCGGTTCGTCGACGACGGCGACCTCGTCTCCACCGCGGGCATCCTGTCCGGCATCGACGGCACGCTGCACGTGATCACGCGGATGATCGGCCCCGACGTGGCCGCGGCGGCTGCCGCGGAAGTCGGCTGGCAGCACACCGATCCACCCGTGACCCCCGAAGCGGGCATGCCGGATCCGGTCGCCATCATCAACGCCGGGTTCATCTGGCTCCCGCCGAAGATTGGCGTGCTGCTCACCCAAGGCACCGGTGAGATCGAACTGGCATCGGTGTTCGACACGCACGGTGGCCAGTCCCTCGCCGCCCGCACGATCGCGCTGACCGCCGACGGCGGGCCCGTGCGGTCCCGGCACGGCCTCACCTTCGTGCCGCGAGCCGGGCTGGCCGGTGCCGCACCGGACCTGGACCGCTTGCTCGTGCCCGGCGCCGCGGCCCGCGGCGTGGTTCCGGTCGACGGCGGCCCGGCCCCCGAATACGTGCACCACCAGCCCGGCTTCGCCTACGAGGTCACGGTCCGCGACCTCGCGGGGAGCACCGATGTCGCCACCGCACGCTGGGCGGCGAAGGTGCTGGAGCTCCCCGCCGACAGCCTCGTCCTCGACGGCCCGGCCTGGCCGTGGGTG
- a CDS encoding response regulator, which produces MSPVRVLLVDDQALFREALATLLAIRDDIEVVGEAGTGEEALRRTAELNPDVVLMDLRMPVLDGIAAMRRLRAERPGVQVIALTTFDDDEDVFAALRAGALGYLLKDVSSAQLVDAVLAAARGESVLQPSVAAKVVARFAQLPDADPEPRPQPLVVPLSDRELEVLRLLADGHSNREIAASLFLAEGTVKNHVTNVLAKLSARDRTQAALRARALGLL; this is translated from the coding sequence ATGAGCCCTGTCCGCGTGCTGCTCGTGGACGACCAGGCGCTCTTCCGCGAGGCGCTGGCGACGCTGCTGGCCATCCGCGACGACATCGAGGTGGTCGGCGAGGCGGGCACCGGCGAGGAGGCGCTGCGCCGGACCGCCGAGCTGAACCCCGACGTCGTGCTGATGGACCTGCGCATGCCGGTCCTGGACGGCATCGCCGCCATGCGCCGCCTGCGGGCCGAGCGACCCGGCGTCCAGGTCATCGCGCTGACCACGTTCGACGACGACGAGGACGTGTTCGCCGCCCTGCGCGCCGGCGCGCTCGGCTACCTGCTGAAGGACGTGTCCTCGGCGCAACTGGTGGACGCGGTGCTGGCCGCCGCCCGTGGCGAGTCGGTGCTGCAACCCTCGGTCGCGGCGAAGGTGGTAGCCCGCTTCGCGCAACTGCCCGACGCCGACCCGGAACCACGGCCGCAGCCGCTGGTGGTCCCGCTGTCCGACCGCGAACTGGAGGTGCTGCGCCTGCTGGCGGACGGGCACAGCAACCGTGAGATCGCCGCGTCGTTGTTCCTCGCCGAGGGCACGGTGAAGAACCACGTGACCAACGTGCTGGCCAAGCTAAGCGCCCGCGACCGCACCCAGGCCGCCCTGCGCGCCCGCGCGCTCGGCCTGTTGTGA
- a CDS encoding sensor histidine kinase, with translation MNRAFALLTGGAFLTLAVGALASAEPVWAMLLGAVFATVGTAGFAWVRRRGQLGWSIAYVVLQLPLAYTVFVFDPGVGATLFFVVLVSQCVLLLPRPGTALVILLVPLAHAGMAWDQALREGLGLFASVVFAAVITELLQREQKTRRELAKAHEQLRDYAAQAERLATAHERNRVARDIHDGLGHALTVVQMQVKAARAVLESDSAKADTVLAKAQEQAEAALADVRRSVSTLREPRSIPPLPEALSALAEETSATGIPTEVTISGTERALADEVREALYRTAQEGLTNVRKHAGATHAELVLDYAEAEVRVAVRDDGTGAVDGRTPGFGLLGLRERAASLGGHLTFEPAPGTGCTLTMEVPA, from the coding sequence ATGAACCGGGCTTTCGCGCTGCTGACCGGCGGCGCGTTCCTCACGCTGGCCGTCGGCGCGCTCGCGTCGGCCGAACCCGTGTGGGCGATGCTGCTCGGCGCGGTGTTCGCGACGGTGGGCACGGCCGGGTTCGCCTGGGTGCGCCGGCGCGGGCAGCTCGGCTGGTCGATCGCGTACGTCGTGTTGCAGCTCCCGCTCGCGTACACGGTGTTCGTCTTCGACCCCGGGGTCGGCGCCACGCTCTTCTTCGTCGTGCTGGTGAGCCAGTGCGTGCTGCTGCTCCCGCGCCCCGGCACCGCGCTGGTGATCCTGCTCGTGCCGCTCGCGCACGCCGGGATGGCCTGGGACCAGGCGTTGCGCGAGGGCCTCGGCCTGTTCGCCTCGGTGGTCTTCGCCGCGGTCATCACCGAATTGCTGCAGCGCGAGCAGAAGACCCGTCGCGAACTCGCCAAGGCACACGAGCAGTTGCGCGACTACGCGGCGCAGGCGGAACGGCTCGCCACAGCGCACGAACGCAATCGCGTGGCACGCGACATCCACGACGGGCTCGGGCACGCACTCACGGTGGTGCAGATGCAGGTCAAAGCCGCGAGGGCGGTGCTGGAGAGCGACTCGGCCAAGGCCGACACCGTGCTCGCGAAGGCGCAGGAGCAGGCCGAAGCCGCGCTGGCCGACGTCCGCCGTTCGGTGAGCACGCTGCGCGAACCGCGGTCGATCCCGCCACTGCCCGAAGCGCTGAGCGCGCTGGCCGAAGAGACCTCGGCGACCGGTATCCCCACCGAGGTCACCATCTCCGGGACCGAACGGGCACTGGCCGACGAAGTCCGTGAGGCGCTGTACCGGACCGCGCAGGAAGGCCTGACCAACGTCCGCAAGCACGCCGGCGCGACCCACGCCGAGCTCGTACTGGACTACGCGGAAGCCGAGGTCCGCGTTGCCGTCCGCGATGACGGGACGGGTGCCGTGGACGGGCGCACGCCGGGCTTCGGCCTGCTGGGCCTGCGGGAACGGGCCGCGAGCCTCGGCGGGCACTTGACCTTCGAACCCGCCCCGGGCACGGGCTGCACGCTGACCATGGAGGTCCCCGCATGA
- a CDS encoding PhoX family protein — protein sequence MPPERTTPPSISELAQRRLSRRTALAGGLATAAASFFAAAPKASARAEGLLGFPAIPPSSADEVVLPPGYRYQVLFPWGQPIVPSGPAFAEDASNSAADQARQAGDHHDGMWFFPFTGGGGRAGLLCVNHEATTEQLLHPDGRAAWTPEKTAKSQAAHGVSVIEVKRDRLGGGWHLAESKFARRITMTTPAEITGPAAGHPWLRTSADPEGVRVLGTLNNCASGPTPWRTYLTCEETINKYFYHGEQPPRPGSPEDRYGIGSEAPYPWYTTESRFDMRAEPNEYNRFGWVVEIDPFDPESTPKKRTALGRMEHENAVVVRGRSGEAVVYMGDDTQFDYFYKFVGAEPIDQARAEGRSPLDEGTLYVARFEADGSGRWLPLVHGEPGLTAADGFAGQAEVLIHTRLAADAVGATPMDRPEWCTVQPGTGAVFFTCTNNTARTESVDAANPRLNNRYGHILKIDEGGDPAAGRFDWDIFLLAGDQASGATVPADQAFGSPDGLWFDAAGRLWIQTDGTQPLVDGAAQNNQMLAADPETGEIRRFLVGPRRCEITGITSTPDGRSLFVNIQHPGDSGTPDNPRASSNWPDFPPAGRPRSATIVVTRADGGVVGGR from the coding sequence ATGCCTCCCGAGCGGACCACGCCCCCGTCGATCTCCGAGCTGGCCCAGCGCCGCCTGTCCCGCCGGACGGCGCTGGCGGGTGGCCTCGCCACCGCGGCCGCGTCGTTCTTCGCCGCCGCGCCGAAAGCGAGCGCGCGAGCCGAGGGACTGCTCGGCTTCCCCGCGATCCCGCCGAGTTCCGCCGACGAGGTCGTGCTGCCGCCGGGCTACCGGTACCAGGTGCTGTTCCCGTGGGGCCAGCCCATCGTGCCGTCCGGGCCCGCGTTCGCCGAGGACGCGAGCAACAGCGCGGCGGACCAGGCCCGGCAGGCCGGTGACCACCACGACGGCATGTGGTTCTTCCCGTTCACCGGAGGCGGTGGCCGGGCCGGGCTGCTCTGCGTCAACCACGAGGCCACCACCGAGCAGCTGCTGCACCCGGACGGCCGAGCCGCCTGGACCCCGGAGAAGACCGCCAAATCGCAGGCGGCGCACGGGGTTTCGGTGATCGAGGTCAAGCGCGACCGCCTCGGCGGCGGCTGGCACCTCGCCGAGTCGAAGTTCGCCCGCCGGATCACCATGACCACGCCCGCCGAGATCACCGGCCCCGCGGCGGGTCACCCGTGGCTGCGCACCAGCGCGGACCCCGAAGGCGTGCGCGTGCTCGGCACGCTGAACAACTGCGCCAGCGGCCCGACCCCCTGGCGCACCTACCTGACCTGCGAAGAGACCATCAACAAGTACTTCTACCACGGCGAGCAGCCGCCCCGGCCGGGTTCGCCGGAGGACCGCTACGGCATCGGCTCCGAAGCCCCGTATCCCTGGTACACCACGGAATCCCGGTTCGACATGCGGGCCGAGCCGAACGAGTACAACCGGTTCGGCTGGGTGGTGGAGATCGATCCGTTCGACCCGGAATCCACCCCGAAGAAGCGGACCGCGCTGGGGCGCATGGAGCACGAGAACGCCGTCGTCGTGCGGGGCAGGAGCGGCGAAGCCGTGGTCTACATGGGCGACGACACGCAGTTCGACTACTTCTACAAGTTCGTCGGCGCCGAACCGATCGACCAGGCACGCGCCGAGGGGCGCAGCCCGCTCGACGAGGGCACGCTGTACGTCGCCCGGTTCGAGGCCGACGGCTCCGGCCGCTGGCTGCCGCTGGTCCACGGCGAGCCCGGCCTGACCGCCGCCGACGGTTTCGCCGGGCAGGCCGAGGTGCTGATCCACACCCGGCTCGCCGCGGACGCGGTCGGCGCGACGCCGATGGACCGCCCGGAGTGGTGCACCGTGCAACCCGGCACCGGCGCGGTTTTCTTCACCTGCACGAACAACACCGCCCGCACCGAATCGGTCGACGCGGCCAACCCACGGCTGAACAACCGCTACGGGCACATCCTCAAGATCGACGAGGGCGGCGACCCGGCCGCCGGCCGGTTCGACTGGGACATCTTCCTGCTCGCCGGCGACCAGGCCAGTGGCGCCACCGTGCCCGCCGACCAGGCCTTCGGTTCACCGGACGGCCTGTGGTTCGACGCCGCGGGCCGGTTGTGGATCCAGACCGACGGCACCCAGCCGCTGGTCGACGGCGCCGCGCAGAACAACCAGATGCTGGCGGCCGACCCCGAGACCGGCGAGATCCGGCGCTTCCTGGTCGGCCCGCGACGCTGCGAGATCACCGGCATCACGTCCACTCCGGACGGTCGCTCGCTGTTCGTGAACATCCAGCACCCCGGCGACTCCGGCACCCCGGACAACCCGCGCGCGAGCTCCAACTGGCCCGACTTCCCCCCGGCCGGGCGCCCCCGCTCGGCCACCATCGTGGTCACCAGGGCGGACGGGGGCGTGGTTGGCGGCCGGTAA